One window of the Waddliaceae bacterium genome contains the following:
- a CDS encoding histidine--tRNA ligase, whose amino-acid sequence MNISIPKGVFDIVPNPVKEELSWQASDLWAYVEGVIRRISYEYGFREIRTPLFERTELFKRGVGETSDIVTKEMYTFDDKGGRSMTLRPEGTASVLRSFLEKSMHHSSPLNKLFYIAPMFRYERQQAGRYRQHHQFGVEAIGGGAPEHDAEVIAMMYNFYKRLGIEKFSIKINSVGDAESRNRFRDVLQDVLRPHLPELSADSKERFEKNPLRILDSKAPEDQQFIREVPSILDSLNDECRDHFSQVCSLLDDLSIPYDITPSLVRGLDYYSNTVFEATADDLGAQNSIGGGGRYDSLIKTLGGPDLPAIGFGIGIERVIMTMLSQGAKFPEKPHPTLYIIPLGDEARSRCFLVLQNLRDKGIAAEMDFSGKKLKKVMGYADSIGAKYSVVVGADELASGTVKVKEMSSGDVRDAALDALADILTS is encoded by the coding sequence ATGAATATTTCTATTCCTAAGGGTGTCTTTGATATTGTTCCTAATCCCGTCAAAGAAGAGTTATCTTGGCAGGCGTCGGACTTATGGGCTTATGTTGAGGGTGTGATACGTCGTATTTCTTATGAATATGGTTTCCGTGAGATCAGGACACCGCTATTCGAGCGCACGGAACTTTTCAAAAGGGGTGTTGGCGAGACGTCGGACATCGTCACCAAGGAGATGTATACCTTTGATGATAAGGGTGGACGTTCTATGACGTTACGTCCTGAAGGTACTGCTTCTGTGTTACGTTCTTTTTTGGAGAAGAGCATGCACCACAGTTCTCCTTTAAACAAGCTATTCTATATTGCTCCGATGTTCCGCTATGAGAGGCAGCAGGCGGGACGGTATCGCCAGCACCATCAGTTTGGTGTAGAGGCTATTGGTGGTGGCGCTCCTGAGCATGATGCTGAGGTCATTGCTATGATGTACAATTTCTACAAACGCCTTGGCATCGAGAAATTTTCTATAAAGATTAATTCCGTCGGCGACGCCGAAAGCCGCAATCGTTTCCGTGATGTTTTACAAGACGTCTTACGTCCTCATCTTCCTGAGCTTTCTGCCGATAGCAAAGAGCGCTTCGAGAAGAACCCTCTACGTATTTTGGACTCCAAAGCTCCCGAAGACCAGCAATTTATTCGTGAAGTTCCTTCTATTCTCGATAGTCTCAACGACGAATGCCGCGACCATTTTTCTCAGGTGTGTTCTTTACTTGATGATCTTTCTATTCCTTATGATATCACGCCTAGTCTCGTCAGGGGTCTTGACTATTATAGTAATACTGTCTTCGAAGCTACTGCCGACGATCTCGGCGCGCAGAACAGCATCGGCGGTGGCGGTAGATATGACAGTCTTATCAAGACTCTCGGCGGCCCTGATCTCCCTGCTATAGGCTTCGGCATTGGCATCGAGCGTGTCATCATGACGATGCTTTCCCAGGGGGCCAAATTCCCTGAAAAGCCACACCCTACACTATATATAATACCTCTTGGCGACGAAGCACGAAGCCGCTGTTTTCTGGTGCTACAGAATCTTAGGGACAAAGGCATCGCTGCAGAGATGGATTTCTCTGGGAAGAAGCTCAAGAAAGTCATGGGATATGCCGACAGCATTGGCGCCAAGTATTCTGTCGTCGTCGGCGCCGACGAGCTTGCTTCCGGCACTGTGAAGGTCAAAGAGATGTCTTCTGGCGACGTCCGCGACGCCGCTCTCGATGCTCTTGCTGACATTTTAACATCATAA